One genomic window of Actinomycetota bacterium includes the following:
- a CDS encoding SDR family oxidoreductase, with protein MRLEGKVAIITGAGQGIGKAYAARFLDEGAKVVVADYSKERGESALAELKGRGEVVFVPTDIAVEESANDCAAETIDRFGTIDILVNNAALYYDIDNSDNSPEYLKRVFDVNLHGAWFMSRAVTPTMCEKRWGRIINQSSGAAYMYLMPPQEKFHELGAFTYSQTKWGIVGLTKFMAGQLGQYNVLVNCIAPGVTMTEATKKIVPEEFMGMVTMMSAMKRTLEPEDLAGTAVFFASDDANFVTGQVLCVDGGACMPA; from the coding sequence ATGAGGTTGGAAGGAAAGGTCGCGATCATCACCGGGGCCGGGCAGGGGATCGGGAAGGCGTATGCGGCCCGGTTCCTCGACGAGGGGGCGAAGGTCGTCGTCGCCGACTACAGCAAGGAGCGGGGCGAGTCGGCGCTGGCAGAGCTGAAGGGCAGGGGCGAGGTCGTGTTCGTGCCCACCGACATCGCCGTCGAGGAGTCCGCCAACGACTGCGCCGCCGAGACGATCGATCGATTCGGCACCATCGACATCCTCGTCAACAACGCCGCGCTCTACTACGACATCGACAACTCCGACAACAGCCCCGAGTATCTCAAGCGGGTGTTCGACGTGAACCTGCACGGGGCGTGGTTCATGTCGAGAGCGGTGACGCCCACGATGTGCGAGAAGCGCTGGGGGCGCATCATCAACCAGTCGTCGGGTGCCGCCTATATGTACCTGATGCCTCCGCAGGAGAAGTTCCACGAGCTGGGAGCGTTCACGTACAGCCAGACCAAGTGGGGCATCGTCGGTCTCACCAAGTTCATGGCCGGTCAGCTCGGTCAGTACAACGTGCTCGTCAACTGCATCGCACCCGGCGTCACCATGACCGAGGCGACGAAGAAGATCGTCCCCGAGGAGTTCATGGGCATGGTCACGATGATGAGCGCGATGAAGCGCACGCTCGAGCCCGAGGACCTGGCCGGCACCGCGGTGTTCTTCGCCAGCGACGACGCCAACTTCGTCACCGGCCAGGTCCTGTGCGTCGACGGCGGCGCCTGCATGCCCGCCTGA
- a CDS encoding VOC family protein gives MPITRGFNHVATLTTNIERHADFYKRAFGAEVTFRMDATPDHPRMFILDLGGGAALNVFEASPDEIVGEQRKQGGRGAIDHFALAVDSLAALEDVKQRLIDAGADIGEIQRLGSEWSLFFRDVDGMELEVCTPVDE, from the coding sequence ATGCCGATCACCAGAGGGTTCAATCACGTAGCGACGCTGACAACCAACATCGAGCGTCACGCGGATTTCTACAAGCGGGCGTTCGGAGCCGAGGTCACGTTTCGGATGGACGCCACGCCCGACCACCCACGCATGTTCATCCTCGACCTCGGCGGCGGCGCGGCCCTCAATGTCTTCGAGGCGTCCCCGGATGAGATCGTCGGCGAACAACGGAAGCAGGGCGGCCGGGGCGCGATCGATCACTTCGCCCTGGCCGTCGACTCGCTCGCCGCCCTCGAGGACGTGAAGCAGCGACTCATCGACGCCGGAGCCGACATCGGCGAGATCCAGCGCCTGGGCAGCGAGTGGTCGCTGTTCTTCCGTGACGTCGACGGCATGGAGCTCGAGGTATGCACCCCTGTCGACGAGTGA